One segment of Amycolatopsis alba DSM 44262 DNA contains the following:
- a CDS encoding cation:proton antiporter yields the protein MAIEPITRFLLAVGAILLVSHFCGEVLRRLGQPPVLGEIVGGLLLGPSVLGLIWPSGGAWLFAPEVLSSLDKVAQLGLVVFMFLLGCELRTDRIERKSLVGAVVLGGMGLPFAAGIGVAFAASSVLAGAGAPTTGYVLFFALAMAVTALPVLARILVDLKMERTGLAALSITSAAIGDGVAWLTLTLILVGTGVHGSGSPATTAILAVVLVIFTSLVVRRALSALVTRIESEKVMTVVLLVGALGFAVMTQILGLHALLGAFLFGTAVPRDCPLVERISEQLRGFTLVVLLPLFFALVGLSTSIGLLGTNVSHWLLFAGILAVAQLTKFIGAGGAARLAGLPGDQAIQLGTLMNCRGVTELVVATIGLKYGLVNQLGFTMLVMVAVVTTAITGPLMRFLTRRQSRRRSAPRPAVTLGVRTTKEN from the coding sequence ATGGCCATCGAACCGATCACCCGGTTCCTGCTCGCCGTCGGCGCGATCCTGCTGGTCAGCCATTTCTGCGGGGAGGTGCTGCGAAGACTCGGGCAGCCGCCGGTGCTCGGCGAGATCGTCGGCGGGCTGCTGCTCGGCCCTTCGGTGCTCGGCCTGATCTGGCCTTCGGGCGGCGCCTGGCTCTTCGCACCCGAAGTACTGTCCAGTTTGGACAAAGTCGCGCAACTGGGCCTGGTCGTGTTCATGTTCCTGCTCGGCTGCGAACTGCGGACCGACCGCATCGAACGGAAATCCCTGGTCGGCGCGGTGGTGCTCGGCGGGATGGGGCTTCCGTTCGCCGCCGGGATCGGGGTCGCCTTCGCCGCGTCATCCGTGCTGGCGGGCGCGGGTGCCCCGACGACGGGCTACGTCCTGTTCTTCGCGCTGGCGATGGCCGTCACCGCGTTGCCCGTACTGGCACGGATCCTGGTCGACCTCAAGATGGAACGGACCGGGCTCGCCGCGCTGTCGATCACCAGCGCGGCGATCGGGGACGGCGTCGCCTGGCTCACGCTCACCCTGATCCTGGTGGGCACCGGGGTCCACGGCAGCGGAAGCCCCGCCACGACGGCGATCCTGGCCGTGGTGCTGGTCATCTTCACGTCACTCGTCGTACGGCGGGCGCTGAGCGCGCTGGTCACGCGGATCGAGTCCGAGAAGGTCATGACCGTCGTGCTGCTCGTGGGCGCGCTCGGCTTCGCCGTGATGACCCAGATCCTCGGGCTGCACGCGCTGCTCGGCGCCTTCCTGTTCGGCACCGCCGTCCCGAGGGACTGCCCGCTGGTCGAGCGGATCAGTGAACAGCTGCGCGGCTTCACCCTCGTCGTGCTGCTGCCGCTGTTCTTCGCGCTGGTCGGGCTGAGCACATCGATCGGGCTGCTGGGCACGAACGTCTCGCACTGGCTCCTGTTCGCCGGGATCCTCGCCGTCGCACAGCTCACGAAGTTCATCGGCGCGGGCGGCGCGGCCCGGCTCGCCGGGCTACCGGGGGACCAGGCGATCCAGCTCGGCACGCTGATGAACTGCCGCGGCGTCACCGAACTCGTCGTCGCCACCATCGGCCTGAAATACGGACTGGTGAACCAGCTGGGCTTCACCATGCTCGTCATGGTCGCCGTCGTCACCACGGCCATCACCGGGCCCCTGATGCGTTTCCTCACTCGTCGGCAATCAAGAAGACGTTCCGCCCCGCGACCGGCTGTCACGCTCGGTGTCCGAACAACCAAGGAAAACTAG